The Claveliimonas bilis genome window below encodes:
- a CDS encoding PcfB family protein yields MNTSGEAADQVVRMSLEVGEAALKITGAGAKQLAVLLYAVLKEQKKTKGRARLETLVRSGKPLTVYSVKESDLKQFVTEAKRYGILYCAVRNPKGSIDGMVDVVVKEEDAPRINRIVERFKFASVTEAAQIKTEIEKSREEKSHGKSRETSSGKAEPDTGKEKQRAEQPSDRRKTSGKAPAAPQQVHPEKSQEDRLMDELLGEPVKKEGKQQNPSLAKTEKSRLSEPISVRPDKTAEGTSKLYAPSVPKKPSVRKELKEIQAARKKEAESKGKEPISKEKPGRTRQTQHTQPQNRKKPRKSKER; encoded by the coding sequence ATGAACACATCAGGTGAGGCCGCTGACCAGGTGGTGCGCATGTCGCTGGAAGTCGGTGAGGCAGCCCTAAAGATCACAGGAGCCGGGGCAAAACAGCTTGCGGTGCTTCTGTATGCAGTACTGAAAGAGCAGAAAAAGACCAAGGGACGGGCGAGACTGGAAACCCTTGTCCGCTCCGGAAAACCACTGACCGTCTATTCTGTGAAAGAGAGTGATTTGAAGCAATTTGTCACAGAGGCAAAGCGGTATGGGATCTTATACTGTGCAGTGCGGAACCCGAAAGGGAGCATAGACGGGATGGTCGATGTGGTGGTCAAGGAAGAAGACGCTCCCCGGATCAACCGGATCGTGGAGCGGTTCAAGTTTGCTTCTGTTACAGAAGCGGCGCAGATCAAGACAGAGATAGAAAAGAGCCGGGAGGAAAAATCCCACGGGAAGAGCCGGGAGACATCCTCTGGAAAGGCGGAGCCGGATACCGGAAAGGAAAAGCAGAGGGCGGAACAGCCATCGGATCGGAGAAAAACATCCGGAAAAGCACCGGCAGCCCCACAGCAGGTGCACCCGGAAAAATCACAGGAGGACCGGCTCATGGACGAACTGCTGGGAGAACCGGTAAAGAAAGAGGGAAAACAGCAAAACCCCTCATTGGCAAAGACAGAGAAATCCCGTCTGTCCGAGCCTATCTCCGTAAGGCCAGACAAAACCGCCGAGGGTACTTCTAAGCTGTATGCTCCGTCCGTACCGAAAAAGCCGTCCGTGCGGAAAGAGCTTAAGGAGATCCAGGCAGCGAGGAAGAAAGAGGCAGAAAGCAAGGGAAAGGAACCGATTTCAAAAGAAAAACCCGGCAGGACAAGGCAGACGCAGCATACGCAGCCGCAGAACCGGAAAAAACCAAGAAAATCGAAAGAGAGGTAG
- a CDS encoding relaxase/mobilization nuclease domain-containing protein gives MKIGGECDVATTSIWSVKGWLGKVVIYVENPEKTTAPEIAKLPEYKKEEAVQTEEKMQSLSDVIAYAVNEEKTRSKGRKGEEEIVSETEQIMQQYVSGINCTPATARSEMMAVKKRYGKDEGIVAFHGYQSFAPGECTPALAHEVGIRLAQELWGDRFQVLVATHLDKAHHLHNHFVVNSVSYTDGKRYHRTNQDYRDMRAVSDRLCQEYGLSVIEHPQPGKSKSYGEWRAEQEGRPTYHSIVREDVDEAILQARTEKQFFHFLKEKGYSIKFGKDLTIRPEGRERGLKLKRNFGEEYSLESIRRRILEEDPPAILQEERQPEKKRYVAYVRGNLPKKRIGGLRGLYLHYCFLLGILPKNRPPVSSKQLHFLLREDLAKLEQISRETRLLCRCHIDTDEQLFSYKESLQEQMTQLSKERQKLRYQCRSIREENRLAEVKTEISRLTARIGEMREEVMLCDGIAARSGLIRQKIQIVRQEKKQGKEEINHEHIR, from the coding sequence ATGAAAATCGGAGGGGAGTGTGACGTGGCTACCACATCCATCTGGAGTGTGAAAGGGTGGCTGGGGAAAGTCGTGATCTATGTGGAGAATCCGGAAAAGACTACCGCTCCGGAGATCGCAAAACTTCCGGAATATAAAAAAGAAGAGGCGGTACAAACTGAAGAGAAAATGCAGAGTCTCTCCGATGTGATTGCCTATGCGGTCAATGAGGAAAAGACCAGATCAAAAGGAAGAAAAGGTGAGGAGGAGATTGTCAGTGAGACGGAGCAGATTATGCAGCAGTATGTTTCCGGTATTAACTGTACGCCCGCCACCGCCCGCAGTGAAATGATGGCGGTCAAAAAACGGTATGGAAAGGATGAGGGAATTGTGGCATTTCATGGGTATCAGTCCTTTGCACCGGGAGAGTGTACTCCGGCATTGGCCCATGAGGTCGGTATCCGACTGGCACAGGAATTGTGGGGAGATCGTTTTCAGGTACTGGTAGCAACCCATCTGGACAAAGCCCATCATCTTCATAATCATTTTGTGGTCAACTCTGTTTCCTACACAGATGGAAAACGGTATCACAGAACCAATCAGGACTATCGGGATATGCGTGCCGTCTCTGACCGCCTTTGTCAGGAGTATGGTCTGTCCGTAATCGAACATCCGCAGCCGGGAAAGTCCAAATCTTATGGCGAGTGGCGGGCGGAGCAGGAAGGCAGGCCAACCTACCACAGTATTGTCCGGGAGGATGTGGATGAGGCAATCTTGCAGGCAAGGACAGAAAAACAGTTTTTCCATTTTCTAAAGGAGAAAGGCTATTCTATCAAGTTTGGGAAAGATCTTACGATACGCCCGGAAGGACGGGAACGTGGGCTGAAACTGAAACGGAACTTTGGAGAGGAGTATTCTCTGGAGTCGATCCGAAGGAGGATACTGGAGGAAGATCCGCCTGCCATTTTGCAGGAAGAACGACAGCCGGAGAAAAAACGGTATGTGGCATATGTGCGGGGAAACCTGCCGAAGAAAAGGATCGGAGGACTGCGGGGATTGTATCTGCACTACTGTTTTCTCTTAGGTATCCTGCCAAAGAACCGCCCGCCCGTATCTTCAAAACAACTTCATTTCCTTTTGCGGGAGGATCTGGCGAAACTGGAACAGATCTCAAGAGAGACAAGGCTGCTCTGCCGCTGTCACATTGACACGGACGAGCAGCTTTTTTCTTATAAGGAATCGCTGCAGGAACAGATGACACAGCTATCGAAAGAACGTCAGAAGCTGCGGTATCAGTGCCGCAGCATTCGGGAAGAAAATCGACTGGCGGAAGTAAAAACAGAAATTTCCAGATTGACTGCCCGGATCGGAGAAATGAGAGAGGAAGTGATGCTTTGTGATGGGATTGCTGCACGTTCTGGCCTGATCCGGCAAAAGATACAGATCGTGCGGCAGGAAAAGAAACAGGGAAAGGAGGAGATTAACCATGAACACATCAGGTGA
- a CDS encoding response regulator transcription factor: MGRMIIIKKSFTNPKSIYAILLLGIFTFLFLGAEYLYVNMISLTAGDEKPVIAQNYALGISAVGFLLYPLFHRFLKRRVQIVGLFILALAAAVCNFLVQKHVSYSSTLLSGMTLFLFLGILGSAAHYLFFKLARDRTHLARMVGVSYALGIFLQFLNNNLVDLETAEALILSLFALVALALLLKAERLCRQENAEAEELQSPAIEDDGKGTRKKIAAGGLLALLVILMACIFSTLDNAVTMHHAAGTDIGQWPRLLLAVSGLSAGFLFDIRKRKFMAMMMYCVMLMSVICLVVLKLGGPFLIGLIVFYLSAGFFVVFFTTSFLDFARHMPTPALWAGMGRAMNNVSAALLTNASVALLVSDSNGMASIILALVLFVAVSVVIYLYTAWMPVSSGTPKDIPTDLDPQEAFRLLSELFILTPKETEVFDKLVNSEESIQEIADGLYLSRRTCQRHIAAIYEKAGVKSRMGLYQLYIEKQRRL, from the coding sequence ATGGGACGTATGATAATAATAAAGAAAAGCTTCACAAATCCAAAATCCATTTATGCGATTCTGCTGCTTGGTATTTTTACTTTTCTATTTCTTGGCGCCGAGTACCTATATGTGAATATGATCTCGCTTACGGCAGGGGATGAAAAACCGGTGATTGCGCAAAACTACGCGTTAGGAATAAGCGCTGTCGGTTTTTTGCTCTATCCGCTGTTTCATCGCTTTTTGAAAAGGCGGGTACAAATCGTTGGACTTTTTATCCTTGCACTAGCAGCGGCAGTATGCAATTTTTTGGTTCAAAAACATGTTTCTTATTCGTCCACTCTGCTCTCCGGAATGACATTGTTCCTGTTTCTGGGGATATTGGGAAGCGCGGCCCACTACCTGTTTTTCAAACTGGCGAGGGATCGCACCCATCTGGCGCGTATGGTTGGTGTCTCCTATGCCCTTGGGATCTTCCTGCAGTTTCTAAATAACAATCTTGTGGATCTGGAAACTGCGGAAGCCTTGATACTTTCACTCTTTGCCCTTGTAGCGTTAGCGCTGTTGCTGAAGGCAGAAAGGCTTTGCCGCCAGGAAAACGCAGAAGCGGAAGAACTCCAGTCCCCCGCCATAGAGGATGATGGGAAGGGAACCCGAAAGAAGATCGCCGCCGGCGGACTCCTTGCACTGCTTGTCATCCTGATGGCATGTATCTTCAGTACGCTGGACAACGCGGTCACCATGCATCATGCAGCAGGCACTGACATCGGGCAATGGCCGCGGCTTTTGCTGGCGGTAAGCGGCCTTTCTGCCGGCTTTCTTTTTGATATCCGAAAGCGGAAATTTATGGCCATGATGATGTACTGCGTCATGCTGATGTCCGTCATCTGTTTGGTAGTACTCAAGCTGGGCGGCCCGTTTTTGATCGGCCTGATCGTATTTTATCTTTCGGCTGGATTTTTTGTGGTATTCTTCACCACCAGCTTTCTGGATTTTGCCCGCCATATGCCCACGCCAGCGCTGTGGGCCGGTATGGGGCGCGCCATGAATAACGTGAGCGCCGCTTTGCTTACCAACGCCTCTGTAGCGTTGCTTGTTTCTGACAGCAATGGCATGGCATCCATCATTCTGGCACTGGTCCTGTTTGTGGCCGTCAGCGTAGTCATCTATCTTTATACAGCCTGGATGCCGGTTTCATCCGGCACCCCCAAGGATATCCCGACAGACCTGGACCCTCAGGAAGCGTTCCGTCTTTTGTCGGAGCTGTTTATCCTTACGCCCAAGGAAACCGAAGTATTTGACAAGCTGGTCAATTCAGAGGAAAGTATTCAGGAGATCGCAGATGGACTGTATCTATCCCGGCGAACCTGTCAGCGGCATATCGCGGCGATCTATGAGAAAGCGGGTGTAAAATCACGCATGGGATTGTACCAGCTCTACATAGAAAAACAGCGCAGGCTATGA
- a CDS encoding LPXTG cell wall anchor domain-containing protein codes for MQAKRKLTALLLSLCMLLGMLPMTAFAAGVPAAPTNLKLEVTADGLKVSWDKPASTGGLDIFEYEVTLYGHFDGIAGGKTKVETKTVQRETTCTFTNTGNAEGVINPNYEVEVKAREGVSGTGDPDNLGNYQVTDWTDWSNASTVSLDWNEVTFNTTINNYYTGVVDVGLPDSENKLYKEGITATGNPDVTYPDGTTSDSEERAVTELLYQYFEENKQTVPDLENVTVNDLTVEAVLDGFESSQEGDGNSWTPTINATVNRYYTLRLVYNPETEIVQPDTREIVNAVNLVNVSWNVGMGLTPAFTATVDEADQDKYEVYLEQWIGSDGKSITSEESFNSEISEDEKITTFEEGVTYYYSVWVKAKEGYAISEEASVYLDGRPADNGYTLANNDEPKRPDGSFLSGTFNSLFVMECVFDPLKVNGIEVTSANKDDILGDADGLGATVSYDPDTNTLTLNNATLTVSEDFAAIHALIPDLTIVLKGENQINGSGSTENGIYSNGDLTITGSGRLQIRGTGFGLYGNSAITLTGGADVDIIVDFSSDGAPQPYSAVRALGGLTVDGATLNAKNNATQDAGFGTPGINTDLTAINGAKVNISSVNDHGICGDVIVSGAGTVVNASSASGEHYGIFAGQEDIFGELGGDQKGIFTISDGAVVTASGGKGAMRWKPDLSGYTDPVVAAGDSAAAEEIIGDPAGTEYQNEKYVQVRSSLEPVEPTEPTDPTDPTTPTDPTEPTDPAKPEQQGKPSGQTESPQTGDSSDMALWLGLMLASCGGVLGMLLYRRKKAAAEK; via the coding sequence ATGCAAGCAAAAAGGAAACTGACGGCGCTGCTGCTTTCCCTGTGTATGCTGCTGGGGATGCTGCCAATGACCGCTTTTGCGGCGGGTGTACCGGCTGCGCCAACAAATCTGAAGCTGGAAGTGACAGCGGACGGCTTAAAGGTCAGCTGGGATAAGCCGGCATCCACCGGCGGGCTGGATATCTTTGAGTATGAAGTGACCCTTTACGGACACTTTGACGGCATTGCCGGAGGAAAGACAAAGGTAGAGACAAAGACGGTTCAGCGGGAGACCACCTGCACCTTTACAAACACAGGAAATGCAGAAGGCGTTATCAATCCTAACTACGAGGTAGAGGTAAAAGCGAGAGAGGGCGTCTCCGGCACCGGCGATCCGGACAATCTGGGGAACTACCAGGTGACGGACTGGACCGATTGGAGCAACGCGAGTACAGTGTCGTTAGATTGGAATGAAGTTACCTTCAATACGACCATCAATAATTATTATACGGGAGTGGTCGATGTGGGGCTGCCTGACAGCGAGAATAAGCTGTACAAGGAAGGCATAACGGCCACAGGGAATCCGGATGTCACATATCCTGATGGTACCACGAGTGATTCTGAGGAACGGGCAGTAACGGAACTGCTCTATCAGTATTTCGAGGAGAATAAGCAAACAGTTCCTGATCTGGAGAATGTCACCGTGAATGATTTGACGGTCGAAGCGGTGCTTGACGGATTTGAGTCATCGCAAGAAGGTGATGGTAATAGCTGGACGCCAACGATCAATGCGACGGTAAATAGGTATTACACGCTCAGACTGGTATACAATCCGGAAACGGAAATCGTACAGCCGGATACAAGGGAGATCGTGAATGCCGTCAATCTGGTGAACGTCAGCTGGAATGTGGGAATGGGATTGACGCCTGCATTCACAGCGACGGTGGACGAGGCGGATCAGGACAAATACGAGGTTTATCTGGAGCAGTGGATCGGCAGCGACGGCAAGAGTATCACCAGCGAGGAGTCTTTCAACAGCGAGATATCGGAAGATGAGAAAATCACGACTTTTGAAGAGGGCGTGACTTACTACTACTCCGTATGGGTGAAGGCGAAGGAGGGATACGCCATCTCTGAGGAGGCATCCGTCTATCTGGACGGTCGTCCCGCCGATAATGGTTATACCCTGGCGAATAACGATGAGCCAAAGAGACCGGACGGCAGCTTTTTAAGCGGCACCTTCAATAGCCTTTTTGTGATGGAGTGTGTCTTTGACCCGCTTAAGGTCAATGGCATAGAAGTGACTTCGGCAAACAAGGACGATATTCTGGGCGATGCCGACGGTTTGGGCGCTACGGTGTCCTATGACCCGGATACCAACACCCTGACGTTGAATAACGCAACGCTGACGGTGAGCGAAGACTTTGCCGCCATACATGCGCTTATTCCGGACCTTACCATTGTGCTGAAAGGCGAAAACCAGATTAACGGCAGCGGCAGCACCGAAAACGGGATTTATTCCAACGGGGACCTGACCATTACGGGGAGCGGAAGACTGCAGATAAGAGGCACCGGTTTCGGGCTTTACGGCAACAGTGCCATTACGCTTACCGGCGGCGCAGACGTGGATATTATCGTTGACTTTTCCAGCGACGGGGCGCCTCAGCCGTATTCGGCGGTACGTGCCCTCGGCGGACTGACGGTGGACGGCGCGACGCTGAATGCGAAGAACAATGCAACTCAGGATGCCGGTTTCGGCACTCCGGGCATTAATACTGACCTTACGGCGATTAACGGAGCGAAGGTGAATATTTCTTCCGTAAACGATCACGGCATCTGCGGTGATGTCATCGTCAGCGGAGCCGGAACCGTAGTAAATGCCTCTTCTGCAAGTGGCGAGCACTATGGTATCTTTGCTGGCCAGGAAGATATCTTTGGTGAATTGGGCGGCGATCAGAAGGGGATCTTCACCATCTCCGACGGAGCGGTTGTCACTGCCAGCGGCGGAAAGGGCGCCATGCGCTGGAAACCTGACTTATCTGGCTACACCGATCCTGTTGTAGCGGCCGGTGATTCTGCTGCGGCTGAGGAAATTATTGGCGATCCTGCCGGCACAGAGTATCAGAACGAAAAATATGTGCAGGTTCGTTCCTCTTTGGAGCCGGTTGAACCCACTGAGCCAACGGATCCTACTGACCCGACCACTCCTACCGACCCGACTGAGCCAACCGATCCAGCCAAGCCCGAACAGCAGGGCAAGCCTTCTGGGCAAACAGAAAGCCCACAGACCGGGGACAGCAGCGATATGGCGCTGTGGCTCGGCCTGATGCTGGCTTCCTGCGGCGGCGTGCTGGGAATGCTGCTCTACAGGCGGAAAAAGGCGGCGGCCGAGAAATAA
- a CDS encoding leucine-rich repeat protein yields the protein MQAKKKLTALLLSLCMVLGMLPMTVFAAGGTTTSGLTYEDNGDSVTITGSAWESANLTIGFKIDGKPVTAIGERAFSHNNTLTSVAILDSVTSIGEFAFYNCKSLSSVTFEEGSQLSSIGESAFQWCTGLTDITIPDGVTSIRSRAFNGCEKLGSITFTGNTAPELEADNVFDECAALTAIHVPCGADGYTAANGWPEDKVQHEHVWAEDWTSDGTHHWKACTAEGCAEKDQYGVHQIANGVCTVCKAEVETSGVQTYAVKVNGITVTSANASDILGDADGDGATAYYDPAANTLTLDNAQLTSSGYGAVWAQEENFTLVLKGENQITGEGDFPHSAVYSHGAMTVKGNGSLTTSGTYFGLFGNNTITIEDGASVDLTVDFSSDEQDQPYAAVRAIGGLTVDGATLNAKNNATQDASFGTPGINTDLTAINGAKVNISSVNDHGICGDVIVSGAGTVVNASSASGEHYGIFAGQEDIFGELGGDQKGIFTISDGAVVTASGGKGAMRWKPDLSGYTDPVVAAGDSAAAEEIIGDPAGTEYQNEKYVQVRSSLEPVEPTEPTDPTDPTTPTDPTEPTDPTDPTTPTDPTEPTDPAKPEQQGKPSGQTESPQTGDSSDMALWLGLMLASCGGVLGMLFYRRKKAAAGK from the coding sequence ATGCAAGCAAAAAAGAAACTGACGGCGTTGCTGCTTTCCCTGTGCATGGTGTTGGGAATGCTGCCCATGACCGTGTTTGCGGCGGGAGGCACCACAACCAGTGGTCTGACCTATGAAGACAACGGCGACAGTGTGACCATAACGGGCTCCGCATGGGAGAGCGCAAATCTCACAATCGGGTTCAAAATAGACGGCAAGCCGGTCACTGCTATCGGTGAGAGGGCGTTCTCTCATAATAATACCTTGACGAGCGTAGCGATTCTAGACAGCGTAACCTCTATCGGAGAATTTGCCTTCTACAATTGCAAAAGCCTGAGCAGCGTGACCTTTGAGGAGGGAAGCCAGCTTTCTTCAATCGGGGAAAGCGCATTTCAGTGGTGTACGGGATTGACTGACATAACGATTCCGGATGGGGTAACCTCCATTAGAAGTAGAGCGTTTAATGGATGTGAAAAGTTAGGCAGCATAACCTTTACGGGTAATACGGCCCCCGAGCTGGAGGCAGATAACGTATTCGACGAGTGCGCCGCCCTCACCGCCATTCATGTGCCTTGCGGAGCTGACGGCTACACGGCGGCAAACGGCTGGCCTGAGGATAAGGTGCAACACGAGCATGTCTGGGCGGAAGACTGGACCAGCGACGGCACACATCACTGGAAAGCCTGCACGGCAGAGGGCTGCGCCGAAAAAGACCAGTACGGAGTGCATCAGATAGCAAACGGGGTTTGTACGGTGTGCAAGGCTGAAGTAGAAACATCCGGGGTACAGACGTATGCGGTAAAGGTGAACGGCATCACCGTCACCAGCGCCAACGCCAGCGACATTCTGGGTGATGCCGACGGTGACGGCGCCACGGCGTACTATGATCCGGCGGCCAACACCTTGACACTGGATAACGCCCAGCTGACATCCAGCGGCTACGGCGCTGTATGGGCGCAGGAAGAGAACTTTACCCTTGTGCTGAAAGGTGAGAATCAGATTACCGGAGAAGGGGACTTCCCTCACTCCGCGGTTTATTCCCACGGGGCTATGACGGTCAAAGGAAACGGAAGCCTGACCACCAGCGGCACCTATTTCGGCCTGTTTGGCAACAATACCATTACCATTGAAGACGGGGCGTCTGTAGATCTTACCGTTGACTTTTCCAGCGACGAGCAGGATCAGCCATATGCCGCAGTCAGAGCAATCGGCGGACTGACGGTGGACGGCGCGACGCTGAATGCGAAGAACAATGCAACTCAGGATGCCAGTTTCGGCACTCCGGGCATTAATACTGACCTTACGGCGATTAACGGAGCGAAGGTGAATATTTCTTCCGTAAACGATCACGGCATCTGCGGTGATGTCATCGTCAGCGGAGCCGGAACCGTAGTAAATGCCTCTTCTGCAAGCGGCGAGCACTATGGTATCTTTGCTGGCCAGGAAGATATCTTTGGTGAATTGGGCGGCGATCAGAAGGGGATCTTCACCATCTCCGACGGAGCGGTTGTCACTGCCAGCGGCGGAAAGGGCGCCATGCGCTGGAAACCTGACTTATCTGGCTACACCGATCCTGTTGTAGCGGCCGGTGATTCTGCTGCGGCTGAGGAAATTATTGGCGATCCTGCCGGCACAGAGTATCAGAACGAAAAATATGTGCAGGTTCGTTCCTCTTTGGAGCCGGTTGAACCCACTGAGCCAACGGATCCTACTGACCCGACCACTCCTACCGACCCGACTGAGCCAACGGATCCTACTGACCCGACCACTCCTACCGACCCGACTGAGCCAACCGATCCAGCCAAGCCCGAACAGCAGGGCAAGCCTTCTGGGCAAACAGAAAGCCCACAGACCGGGGACAGCAGCGATATGGCGCTGTGGCTCGGCCTGATGCTGGCTTCCTGCGGCGGCGTGCTGGGAATGCTGTTCTACAGGCGGAAAAAGGCGGCGGCCGGGAAATAA
- a CDS encoding helix-turn-helix domain-containing protein: MENNFDSMLNVSAVPQDDKKAAFIAKSKNNRNRCYELSEQITNEVAADSGKFQQYLDVQARFDRYTANNALLILAQRPDAERLGDKGYWRVTMEFKDVLNRYMERTGCSARDLAERSGLSTATISRYRSGDRVPEADSRQLENLAKGIAAIAAEKKIREMEEEAVRQALSEQAQGPGIEIEKLRLNFDTLLKTLSVSVSDLARFLSYDPSYLSRIRKGQRKLSDPQKFTADAFLKLDAKTEGTRRSILSSLPLYTADDELVFQVLRDNRVSEKNQIRIMEHIAFQRELTEEILSHDSIFEAYPNFLKKEFAQYPMTLSLAGAFYEEDIVYTYEQYREHLEMMKRFSQMHKNYHIEENKSPAFRHIQILIHEGSWAIVSKEKTPAIHFVIRHPKMREAMENITMPIVEGEEYK; this comes from the coding sequence ATGGAGAATAACTTTGATTCCATGTTGAATGTATCGGCAGTGCCGCAGGACGATAAAAAAGCCGCTTTTATTGCGAAGAGCAAAAACAATCGGAACCGCTGTTATGAGCTGTCCGAGCAGATCACGAATGAAGTGGCTGCGGACAGTGGGAAATTTCAGCAGTATCTGGACGTACAGGCACGGTTTGACCGCTATACTGCCAATAATGCCCTGCTGATCCTGGCACAGAGACCGGACGCAGAGCGGCTGGGAGATAAAGGGTATTGGAGAGTTACTATGGAGTTCAAAGACGTTCTAAACCGATATATGGAGCGGACCGGATGCTCCGCCAGGGATCTGGCGGAACGCTCCGGCCTGTCCACAGCTACAATTAGCCGATATCGCTCTGGAGACCGTGTGCCGGAAGCAGATTCCAGGCAATTGGAGAATTTAGCCAAGGGGATTGCGGCGATAGCAGCCGAAAAGAAAATTCGGGAGATGGAAGAGGAAGCGGTTCGGCAGGCGCTCTCCGAGCAGGCACAGGGGCCTGGTATCGAGATAGAAAAACTCAGATTGAATTTTGATACCCTGCTGAAGACATTGTCCGTCAGCGTATCCGATCTTGCGCGTTTTTTGAGCTACGATCCTTCGTACCTGTCCCGTATCCGAAAGGGGCAGCGCAAGCTGTCCGATCCTCAAAAATTTACGGCGGATGCCTTTTTAAAGCTTGATGCAAAAACAGAAGGTACAAGGCGGTCAATCCTGTCATCCCTGCCGCTCTACACGGCCGACGATGAGCTTGTCTTTCAGGTTTTGAGGGACAATCGTGTTTCGGAGAAAAACCAGATCAGGATCATGGAACATATTGCTTTTCAAAGGGAATTGACGGAAGAAATTCTATCCCACGACTCCATCTTTGAAGCGTATCCCAACTTTTTAAAAAAAGAGTTTGCCCAATACCCCATGACGCTATCCTTGGCTGGCGCTTTTTATGAAGAGGATATCGTCTACACCTATGAGCAATATCGGGAACATCTGGAGATGATGAAGCGCTTTTCTCAGATGCATAAAAACTACCATATTGAGGAAAACAAATCTCCTGCGTTCCGCCATATCCAAATTCTTATCCATGAGGGAAGCTGGGCGATCGTGTCCAAGGAAAAAACGCCGGCGATTCATTTTGTTATCCGGCACCCCAAAATGCGAGAAGCCATGGAAAACATCACAATGCCCATTGTGGAAGGGGAAGAGTATAAATGA
- a CDS encoding plasmid mobilization protein, which translates to MRKRNVAILFRLNRKEAEALDKKVKKSGLSREAYLRHLISGVVPRDAPPPDYYSMMRELHRIGNNLNQIAQKAHTLNVIDVQRYDRDMRLFENTVKKITEAVILPEPMKDENRRGV; encoded by the coding sequence ATGAGAAAACGAAATGTGGCGATCCTGTTCCGTCTGAACCGGAAAGAGGCGGAGGCACTGGATAAAAAAGTAAAGAAGAGCGGCCTGAGCAGGGAGGCATATCTCCGCCATCTGATCAGCGGTGTGGTTCCAAGAGACGCCCCGCCGCCGGACTACTATTCCATGATGCGAGAACTCCACCGGATTGGGAATAACCTAAACCAGATTGCACAGAAAGCCCACACATTAAATGTGATTGATGTGCAGCGGTATGATCGGGATATGCGGTTATTTGAGAATACCGTAAAAAAGATCACAGAGGCAGTTATTCTGCCGGAACCGATGAAAGATGAAAATCGGAGGGGAGTGTGA